One window of the Bubalus kerabau isolate K-KA32 ecotype Philippines breed swamp buffalo chromosome 9, PCC_UOA_SB_1v2, whole genome shotgun sequence genome contains the following:
- the LOC129659955 gene encoding ATP synthase subunit delta, mitochondrial-like: MLPSALPRCPGLGRLLHQVRAYAEAAAAQAPAAGPGQMSFTFASPMQVFFNGANICQVDLPTQTGAFGILAAHVPTLQVLRPGLVVVHAEDGTTSKYFVSSGSVTVNADSSMQLLAEEAVTLDMLDLGAAKANLENAQSELLGAADEATWAEIQIRIGANEALVKALE, from the coding sequence ATGCTCCCCTCCGCGTTGCCCCGCTGTCCGGGTTTGGGCCGCCTCCTACACCAGGTCCGTGCCTACgcggaggctgctgctgctcaggcCCCTGCTGCGGGTCCGGGACAGATGTCCTTCACCTTCGCCTCACCCATGCAGGTGTTCTTCAATGGCGCCAACATCTGCCAGGTGGATCTGCCCACGCAGACCGGAGCCTTTGGCATCCTTGCAGCCCATGTGCCCACTTTGCAGGTCCTGCGGCCAGGCCTGGTTGTGGTCCATGCTGAGGATGGCACCACCTCCAAATACTTCGTGAGTAGTGGCTCAGTCACAGTGAATGCTGACTCCTCCATGCAGTTACTGGCTGAGGAAGCTGTCACCTTGGACATGCTGGATCTGGGGGCAGCCAAAGCGAACCTGGAGAACGCACAGTCGGAGCTGTTGGGGGCAGCAGACGAGGCCACTTGGGCTGAGATCCAAATCCGCATCGGGGCCAACGAGGCCTTGGTGAAGGCTCTGGAGTAG